In Nakamurella antarctica, the following are encoded in one genomic region:
- a CDS encoding Fpg/Nei family DNA glycosylase encodes MPEGHKIHRVAKAFAADFAQVPIEASSPQGRFSAGAEQITGKMLTDSRAVGKQMFLTFGDATVLRVHLGIYGMWDFAGAMAGPVEVDARIGRTGIKPLVGADQDPPEPIGQVRLRLLTPGPAWRMADLRGPNTCEILDPQSAATVMAKLGPDPLSYRGTRAQAAAEFARRIANRSVPIAALLMDQSVVAGIGNVYRAEMLFRARLNPFVTGRELSAEAVAALWVDWVGLLKIGVRTGKMLTMEGISAKAKAAAVADRVDRHWVYGRAGLPCRVCGTDVSMQLLAGRKLYWCRVCQA; translated from the coding sequence ATGCCTGAGGGGCACAAGATTCACCGGGTCGCGAAGGCGTTCGCAGCCGATTTTGCCCAGGTACCGATAGAGGCGTCTTCACCGCAGGGTCGATTCTCGGCGGGCGCGGAACAAATCACGGGCAAGATGCTCACTGATTCGCGGGCGGTCGGCAAACAGATGTTCCTCACGTTCGGCGACGCGACCGTGCTCCGCGTACACCTGGGCATTTACGGAATGTGGGATTTCGCTGGCGCCATGGCCGGCCCGGTGGAGGTTGACGCCAGGATCGGACGGACCGGGATAAAGCCTCTCGTCGGCGCGGATCAGGATCCGCCGGAACCAATTGGCCAAGTCCGGCTCAGGCTTCTCACCCCCGGACCGGCGTGGCGGATGGCAGACCTACGTGGGCCGAACACCTGCGAGATTCTCGACCCGCAATCTGCCGCAACGGTGATGGCGAAACTGGGACCGGATCCGCTGAGTTACCGGGGCACCCGCGCGCAGGCCGCCGCCGAATTCGCCCGCCGAATCGCGAACCGGTCTGTTCCCATCGCGGCGCTGCTGATGGACCAGTCGGTGGTGGCGGGGATCGGCAATGTTTACCGCGCGGAGATGCTGTTCCGGGCTCGGCTCAATCCGTTTGTGACTGGCCGCGAGCTCAGCGCGGAAGCTGTCGCCGCGTTGTGGGTGGACTGGGTGGGGTTGCTGAAAATTGGCGTCCGGACCGGGAAAATGCTGACGATGGAGGGGATCTCGGCAAAGGCCAAAGCAGCAGCCGTGGCTGACCGGGTTGATCGGCATTGGGTCTACGGGCGCGCTGGCCTGCCTTGCCGGGTGTGTGGAACCGATGTCAGCATGCAGCTGTTAGCTGGCCGCAAGTTGTATTGGTGCCGCGTGTGCCAAGCGTAA
- a CDS encoding DUF4031 domain-containing protein has protein sequence MTVLIDPPRWPAHGRLWAHLVSDVSYAELHEFAAAHGIPARGFDHDHFDVPGESYQLLIAAGAVPVTSRELVARLSASGLRRPKRERRLAASS, from the coding sequence GTGACTGTTCTGATCGATCCACCGCGCTGGCCCGCACACGGTCGTCTCTGGGCGCACCTGGTGAGCGATGTTAGCTATGCAGAATTGCACGAATTCGCTGCTGCTCACGGCATCCCGGCCCGCGGCTTCGATCACGACCACTTCGACGTGCCGGGTGAGAGCTACCAGTTACTGATTGCTGCTGGCGCCGTGCCCGTTACCTCCCGAGAGCTGGTGGCGAGGCTTAGTGCGAGCGGGCTCCGGCGACCAAAACGGGAACGTCGTCTTGCCGCGTCCTCATAG
- a CDS encoding magnesium transporter CorA family protein, producing the protein MDRNTQTPAAQSSVTHHAGITGAPPQSTRPRHVIENDAVSSIRWVNQRIETFFSGDILADLLSDAPEPGDTIRWVHLLRACAAEIDQLATRFSLDGAAVEDLLAEHERPKYDLGIQSLLIITRGAHFDSDSGDVSTYPISAIMTPTVLVTIADDHFPLAAFSARLQKLDRKLSGAALLHQLMDLVVDDYSQIFFDLADTIDNLSERTFQDTPLTRDEQIMTFHLRRTLTAMRRVLGPTMDLASSLALASKSKSADDALALMLPPDTARGFADVSEHVAHTSDGINGLREVMGSLVETNLSLADFALNTVMKKLAGWAALIAVPTLITGFMGMNVPYPGFGTTTGFIVAGFVMVGAVGVLYSAFRRKGWL; encoded by the coding sequence ATGGATCGAAACACCCAGACCCCTGCTGCGCAGAGCAGTGTCACGCACCACGCGGGCATCACTGGTGCCCCGCCACAAAGCACCCGGCCGCGGCACGTCATCGAGAACGATGCGGTCTCTTCTATCCGCTGGGTCAATCAACGAATCGAAACCTTCTTCAGCGGCGATATTCTCGCCGACCTCCTCAGCGACGCTCCTGAACCGGGCGATACCATTCGCTGGGTGCACCTGTTGCGTGCCTGCGCCGCGGAGATCGACCAACTGGCTACGCGGTTCTCACTCGACGGAGCGGCCGTCGAGGATCTGCTTGCCGAACATGAGCGGCCCAAGTACGACCTCGGAATACAAAGTCTGCTCATCATCACTCGTGGAGCACACTTCGATTCCGACAGCGGCGATGTGTCTACCTATCCCATTTCCGCGATCATGACGCCCACCGTGCTGGTGACAATCGCGGACGATCATTTCCCCCTTGCCGCATTCAGCGCCCGGTTGCAAAAATTGGACCGAAAGCTCAGCGGCGCAGCTCTATTGCACCAACTGATGGATTTAGTGGTGGACGATTACTCGCAAATATTTTTCGACCTCGCCGACACCATCGACAACCTTTCGGAACGAACTTTTCAAGACACACCGTTGACCCGCGACGAGCAAATAATGACCTTCCATCTTCGGCGAACCCTCACCGCGATGCGCCGAGTGCTTGGCCCCACCATGGATCTCGCGTCCTCCTTGGCGCTGGCATCAAAAAGCAAAAGCGCGGACGATGCGTTGGCTCTGATGCTGCCACCAGACACCGCCCGCGGCTTCGCGGACGTCAGCGAGCATGTGGCTCACACCAGCGACGGCATTAATGGGCTCCGCGAAGTGATGGGATCCCTGGTGGAGACCAACCTCTCACTCGCAGACTTCGCGCTGAACACCGTGATGAAGAAATTGGCGGGTTGGGCGGCACTGATCGCTGTCCCGACTCTGATCACAGGCTTCATGGGGATGAACGTCCCCTACCCCGGTTTCGGCACCACCACCGGGTTTATTGTCGCTGGGTTCGTCATGGTGGGAGCGGTTGGCGTGCTCTACAGCGCCTTCCGCCGCAAGGGCTGGCTCTAG
- a CDS encoding GuaB3 family IMP dehydrogenase-related protein — protein sequence MADSIEIGMGRSARRTFTLDDVSLVPSRRTRSSGDVSTSWQIDAYRFGIPMLTHPTDAVSSPSVIAEVGRLGGLGVLDAEGLWARHADPAAQIAQILDGAKEEESEGVIDGSVAKLQELYSAPIDPDLLAEVIRGMKSTGNTVAVRVSPQHAAAMTPLVVAAGIDMLVIQGTIVSAQHVQDGGEGLNLKNFIAGLDVPVIVGACTNYQTATHLMRTGAAGVIVGYGAGSTTTTDSVLGIHVPMATAIADAAAARRSYLDETGGRYVHVIADGDMATSGDVVKAIACGADAVMLGEQLTAADSVPGEGFYWVSAAAHPRLPRGHVGFCGSNDVSLETLLTGPASGTLGDTNIFGALSRAMAKTGYCDLKDFQKVGLTVRG from the coding sequence GTGGCGGACAGCATCGAGATCGGGATGGGCCGCAGTGCTCGCCGCACCTTCACTTTGGACGACGTGTCCCTCGTGCCATCGCGGCGCACCCGCTCCTCTGGCGACGTCTCGACGAGCTGGCAGATTGACGCCTACCGGTTCGGCATCCCGATGTTGACCCACCCCACGGACGCGGTGTCCTCGCCTTCGGTGATCGCCGAGGTCGGTCGACTTGGCGGGCTGGGTGTCCTTGATGCAGAGGGTTTGTGGGCTCGCCATGCGGATCCGGCCGCCCAGATCGCGCAGATCCTGGACGGTGCCAAAGAGGAGGAGTCCGAGGGCGTCATTGACGGCTCGGTGGCCAAACTCCAGGAGCTGTATTCGGCGCCCATCGATCCCGACCTGCTCGCTGAAGTGATTCGTGGAATGAAGAGCACGGGAAACACGGTGGCGGTGCGGGTGTCGCCGCAGCACGCTGCCGCGATGACCCCGCTGGTGGTGGCTGCGGGAATCGACATGCTCGTCATCCAGGGCACGATCGTGTCGGCGCAGCACGTCCAGGACGGCGGCGAAGGCCTCAATCTCAAAAATTTCATCGCTGGTTTGGACGTGCCTGTGATCGTTGGCGCTTGCACGAATTATCAGACGGCCACGCACCTGATGCGGACGGGCGCCGCGGGCGTCATCGTCGGCTATGGCGCTGGCTCGACTACCACCACCGATTCGGTGTTGGGGATTCACGTCCCGATGGCCACAGCGATCGCGGACGCGGCTGCGGCTCGGCGTTCCTACCTGGACGAAACGGGTGGGCGCTACGTGCATGTCATCGCGGATGGCGATATGGCCACGAGCGGCGATGTGGTGAAAGCTATCGCCTGCGGAGCGGACGCCGTGATGCTCGGCGAGCAGTTGACCGCTGCCGATAGCGTGCCGGGCGAGGGTTTCTACTGGGTCAGCGCCGCAGCACATCCCCGACTCCCTCGTGGACACGTCGGGTTTTGTGGCTCCAATGATGTGTCCCTCGAGACGCTTCTCACGGGCCCGGCTTCCGGAACCTTGGGCGATACCAACATCTTTGGCGCGCTCAGCCGGGCGATGGCCAAGACGGGCTACTGCGACCTGAAAGATTTCCAGAAGGTCGGGCTCACCGTCCGGGGCTAA
- the guaB gene encoding IMP dehydrogenase, giving the protein MGLTYDDVLLLPDASDLVPSEVDTSTQLTRNVRIQVPLVSSAMDTVTEARMAIAMARQGGIGVLHRNLSVDDQAAQIEIVKRSEAGMVTDPITCPPDATLEYADSLCAKFRISGVPVTDGQGHLVGIITNRDMRFEMNRSRPVREIMTPMPLVTAAVGVTAEAALGLLRKHKIEKLPLVDADNKLRGLITVKDYVKTEQYPLATKDNDGRLLVAAAIGVGDEGYARAMTLVDAGIDVIMVDTAHGHSQRVLEMVARLQAEVGHRIDIVGGNVATRAGAQALVDAGADAVKVGVGPGSICTTRVVTGIGVPQVTAIHEVSKACRPAGVPVIGDGGLQFSGDIAKAIAVGADTVMLGSLLAGVEESPGELIFVNGKQYKSYRGMGSLGAMQSRGDARSYSKDRYSQDDVLSDDKLVPEGIEGRVPYRGKLQDVAHQLVGGLRGAMGYTGSATIAELKEAKMVRITSAGLKESHPHDITITSEAPNYFGH; this is encoded by the coding sequence ATTGGGCTCACCTATGACGATGTTCTCCTGCTACCGGATGCCTCGGATTTGGTGCCGAGCGAGGTCGACACCTCCACGCAGCTCACGCGGAATGTACGAATTCAGGTTCCGTTAGTTTCGAGTGCGATGGACACCGTCACCGAGGCTCGGATGGCGATTGCAATGGCTCGGCAGGGCGGGATCGGCGTGCTTCACCGCAACCTTTCGGTCGATGACCAAGCCGCTCAAATCGAAATCGTCAAGCGCTCCGAGGCGGGGATGGTCACTGACCCGATCACCTGCCCACCGGACGCGACGCTGGAATACGCGGACAGCCTTTGCGCGAAGTTCCGAATTTCCGGGGTCCCTGTCACCGACGGGCAGGGGCACCTCGTCGGGATTATCACCAACCGCGACATGCGGTTCGAGATGAACAGGTCCCGCCCGGTCCGCGAAATTATGACACCAATGCCGCTTGTCACCGCTGCGGTCGGTGTCACCGCAGAGGCAGCGCTGGGTCTGCTGCGCAAGCACAAGATCGAAAAGCTCCCACTGGTCGATGCCGACAACAAATTGCGCGGTCTGATCACGGTCAAGGATTACGTCAAGACCGAGCAGTACCCACTCGCCACCAAGGACAACGACGGACGGTTGCTCGTAGCGGCGGCGATCGGCGTCGGCGACGAAGGCTACGCGCGCGCGATGACTCTTGTCGATGCGGGCATCGACGTCATCATGGTGGACACGGCGCACGGACACTCCCAACGGGTGCTGGAAATGGTGGCCCGACTGCAGGCGGAGGTCGGTCACAGGATCGATATCGTGGGCGGCAATGTTGCAACGCGCGCTGGCGCCCAAGCTTTGGTAGACGCTGGCGCAGATGCGGTGAAGGTCGGAGTCGGGCCCGGATCTATCTGCACCACCAGGGTTGTCACCGGAATTGGCGTCCCGCAGGTGACCGCGATTCATGAGGTGTCCAAGGCCTGTCGGCCAGCGGGCGTCCCCGTCATCGGTGATGGTGGGCTTCAGTTCTCAGGCGACATCGCCAAGGCCATCGCGGTCGGCGCGGACACCGTGATGCTTGGCTCATTGCTGGCTGGTGTGGAGGAATCGCCCGGCGAGTTGATCTTCGTCAACGGCAAGCAGTACAAGTCTTACCGGGGGATGGGTTCGCTCGGCGCGATGCAATCGCGCGGCGACGCGCGTTCCTATTCCAAAGACCGATACTCGCAAGACGACGTACTTTCCGACGACAAGCTGGTGCCCGAAGGTATCGAGGGTCGGGTTCCGTACCGGGGCAAGCTGCAAGATGTGGCCCATCAACTCGTCGGCGGTCTTCGGGGCGCCATGGGGTACACCGGATCCGCGACAATCGCCGAGCTGAAAGAAGCCAAGATGGTGCGAATCACCTCGGCGGGGCTCAAAGAGTCACACCCCCACGACATCACCATTACCTCAGAGGCGCCGAACTACTTCGGCCACTGA
- a CDS encoding sigma-70 family RNA polymerase sigma factor, whose translation MDQIEDDFDAVLDRAIGGDTGALGELLARIHPMVVRYCRSRLSDGHRSLSTADDVAQEVCMAVLTALPKYRREGRPFLAFVYGIAGNKVVDAHRSASRSRSHPVAEVPDVVSEDADPEELAMKGAVTTRMLQLLDQLPSNQREILSLRIGAGLTAEETAEALSTTPGAVRVAQHRALAKLRSILEADAGLTQELL comes from the coding sequence ATGGACCAAATAGAGGACGACTTCGATGCGGTCCTCGACCGTGCGATCGGTGGTGACACCGGGGCGTTGGGCGAGTTGCTGGCACGTATCCACCCGATGGTGGTGCGTTACTGCAGATCACGTTTGTCCGATGGCCACCGTTCCCTCTCGACCGCTGATGATGTTGCCCAGGAGGTGTGTATGGCCGTGCTCACCGCGCTGCCGAAGTACCGCCGAGAGGGCCGGCCATTTCTGGCCTTCGTGTACGGTATCGCCGGAAACAAGGTCGTTGATGCGCACCGCAGTGCCAGTCGTTCGCGGAGCCACCCGGTTGCCGAAGTTCCAGATGTCGTCTCTGAGGACGCCGATCCCGAGGAGCTGGCGATGAAGGGAGCGGTGACGACGCGGATGCTCCAGTTGCTGGACCAGCTCCCCAGTAACCAACGCGAAATTCTCAGCCTGCGAATCGGTGCCGGTCTCACCGCCGAGGAGACTGCTGAGGCGCTTTCCACCACGCCAGGTGCTGTCCGTGTGGCGCAGCACCGCGCGCTGGCAAAACTGCGCAGCATTCTTGAGGCCGATGCCGGTTTGACGCAGGAGCTTCTCTGA
- a CDS encoding LuxR C-terminal-related transcriptional regulator, producing MTSVLICDERRSARDGLTRVMNAIPSVGTIDCVADGDELLARYGRESADIVLIGTQRALTGGIEATRRLLAVHPNGVVIVFGSPDDTASIAAAIACGARGFLRWDATQPEIISALADTVSSHRLPSPRSAEDGHVNLTERELQVLRGMSQGQSNGEIGRELFLSEDTVKTHARRLFRKLGARDRAQAVAIGFRRGLVA from the coding sequence GTGACCAGCGTTTTAATCTGTGACGAGCGACGAAGTGCCCGCGATGGACTTACCCGGGTCATGAACGCAATCCCATCGGTAGGCACGATCGACTGTGTCGCCGACGGGGACGAATTGCTCGCTCGATATGGCCGCGAGAGCGCCGACATCGTTCTCATCGGGACGCAGCGCGCTTTGACCGGCGGGATCGAGGCGACACGGCGACTGCTGGCGGTGCACCCGAACGGCGTGGTCATCGTTTTCGGGTCTCCCGACGACACGGCATCGATTGCGGCTGCGATCGCCTGCGGTGCGCGTGGATTCCTCCGTTGGGACGCGACGCAGCCGGAGATTATCTCCGCGCTTGCCGACACAGTGTCCTCTCATCGGCTGCCGTCTCCCCGGTCAGCCGAGGACGGCCATGTCAACTTGACCGAGCGCGAGCTGCAGGTGCTGCGCGGTATGAGCCAGGGGCAGTCCAATGGCGAAATCGGGCGCGAACTGTTTCTCTCCGAAGACACCGTGAAGACCCACGCGCGACGTCTGTTCCGCAAACTGGGTGCGCGCGATCGCGCCCAGGCGGTGGCGATTGGATTCCGTCGGGGGCTCGTGGCCTAG
- the groL gene encoding chaperonin GroEL (60 kDa chaperone family; promotes refolding of misfolded polypeptides especially under stressful conditions; forms two stacked rings of heptamers to form a barrel-shaped 14mer; ends can be capped by GroES; misfolded proteins enter the barrel where they are refolded when GroES binds), whose protein sequence is MAKQINFDTEARKALQRGVDKLADAVKVTLGPRGRYVVLDKKFGGPTVTNDGVTIARDIELDDAQENLGAQLAKTAATKTNDVAGDGTTTATVLAQAFVAEGLKNVTAGADPLALRNGISAAAAKVSEILTGWATPVAGDQAAIAQVGTIASRDEEIGALLGEALTKVGGDGVVTVEEHSGLGTLLEYTDGVQFDKGYISPHFVTDAEASEAVLENAAVLLVREKISALADLLPLLEKVVAEKKPLLIIAEDVDGEALSTLIVNAVRKSIEVVAVKAPFFGDRRKAFMQDLAIVLGAEVVSAEVGLKLSEVGLDVLGKVRRVVVTKDATTIVDGGGDPAAVLARAAQIRSEIEKTDSEWDREKLQERLAKLSGGVAVIKVGAATETEVKERKHRIEDAVAATKAAVAEGIIAGGGSALVHAAKELEGGIGLTGDEALGVQIVRRALSAPAYWIAANGGAEGSVVVGKISELGLGHGYNAATEEYGDLIAAGVIDPVKVTRSAVVNAASIAGMLLTTATTIVDIKEVEPAAAGGGHAGHNH, encoded by the coding sequence ATGGCGAAGCAGATCAACTTCGATACCGAGGCGCGCAAGGCTTTGCAGCGCGGTGTCGACAAGCTAGCTGATGCGGTCAAGGTAACCCTTGGGCCGCGCGGCCGTTATGTAGTTCTGGATAAGAAGTTCGGCGGCCCCACCGTCACTAATGACGGCGTCACCATCGCCCGCGATATCGAGCTCGACGACGCGCAGGAGAACCTCGGCGCTCAGTTGGCCAAGACTGCGGCCACCAAGACCAATGACGTCGCGGGTGACGGAACCACCACCGCTACCGTGTTGGCCCAGGCATTTGTTGCCGAAGGCCTGAAGAATGTCACCGCAGGCGCGGACCCCCTAGCCCTGCGCAACGGAATCTCGGCCGCGGCCGCCAAGGTCAGCGAAATCCTGACCGGCTGGGCCACCCCGGTTGCCGGCGACCAGGCGGCTATCGCGCAGGTCGGCACCATTGCTTCGCGTGACGAAGAAATCGGTGCGCTCTTGGGCGAGGCCCTCACCAAAGTCGGCGGCGACGGCGTCGTAACGGTGGAGGAGCACTCGGGCCTGGGCACCTTGCTCGAGTACACCGACGGTGTTCAGTTCGACAAGGGGTACATCTCCCCGCACTTCGTCACCGATGCCGAGGCCAGCGAAGCAGTGTTGGAAAATGCCGCTGTGTTGCTGGTTCGGGAAAAGATCAGCGCACTTGCTGACCTGTTGCCGTTGCTCGAGAAGGTCGTTGCGGAGAAGAAGCCGCTGTTGATCATCGCCGAAGATGTTGATGGCGAAGCACTCTCGACTCTCATCGTCAACGCGGTTCGCAAGTCGATCGAAGTTGTTGCTGTCAAGGCACCGTTCTTCGGTGACCGTCGCAAGGCTTTCATGCAGGACTTGGCGATCGTTCTCGGCGCCGAAGTGGTGTCCGCGGAAGTGGGCCTCAAGCTCTCTGAGGTCGGGCTGGATGTTCTCGGTAAAGTGCGCCGCGTCGTTGTCACCAAGGACGCGACCACCATCGTTGATGGCGGCGGCGACCCCGCTGCTGTCCTCGCGCGCGCTGCGCAGATCCGCAGCGAGATCGAGAAAACCGATTCCGAGTGGGACCGCGAGAAGCTGCAAGAGCGGCTCGCGAAGTTGTCCGGCGGCGTTGCTGTGATCAAGGTCGGCGCTGCCACTGAGACCGAGGTCAAGGAACGCAAGCACCGGATCGAAGACGCAGTCGCAGCCACCAAGGCTGCGGTCGCCGAAGGCATCATTGCCGGTGGTGGTTCCGCACTGGTGCACGCTGCCAAGGAGTTGGAAGGCGGCATCGGCCTCACCGGCGACGAAGCACTCGGAGTGCAGATTGTGCGCCGTGCGCTGTCCGCACCCGCCTACTGGATTGCTGCCAACGGTGGCGCCGAAGGTTCCGTTGTTGTCGGCAAAATCTCCGAGCTCGGTTTGGGCCACGGTTACAACGCTGCGACCGAAGAGTACGGCGACCTGATCGCAGCCGGCGTCATCGACCCGGTCAAGGTCACACGCTCCGCCGTGGTCAACGCCGCGTCTATCGCTGGCATGTTGCTGACGACGGCGACGACGATCGTGGACATCAAAGAAGTAGAGCCGGCAGCTGCTGGTGGCGGACACGCAGGTCATAACCACTAG
- the groES gene encoding co-chaperone GroES: protein MASVNIQPLEDKILVQANQAETTTASGIVIPDTAKEKPQEGTVLAVGPGRIDDNGNRVPLDVAEGDTVIYSKYGGTEVKYSGQDYLILSARDVLAKVTK, encoded by the coding sequence GTGGCGAGCGTGAACATCCAGCCGCTCGAGGACAAGATCCTCGTACAGGCCAACCAGGCCGAGACGACAACCGCATCGGGCATCGTCATCCCTGATACAGCCAAGGAAAAGCCGCAAGAGGGCACCGTCCTCGCAGTGGGCCCCGGCCGTATCGATGACAACGGCAACCGCGTCCCCTTGGACGTAGCCGAAGGCGACACCGTCATTTACTCCAAGTACGGCGGAACCGAAGTTAAGTACAGCGGCCAGGATTACCTGATCCTGTCTGCCCGCGACGTGCTGGCCAAGGTCACCAAGTGA
- the tsaD gene encoding tRNA (adenosine(37)-N6)-threonylcarbamoyltransferase complex transferase subunit TsaD: MTASADLVTLGPGAVILGLESSCDETGAGLVRLTEDGVELLGQELASSQDEHARFGGVVPEIASRAHLEAMTATVHGAFTKAGVPFGAVDAIAVTSGPGLAGALLVGVAAAKAYAAAWGVPLFGVNHLAGHVAADTLEHGPLPSDTLALLVSGGHTQLLHVQSLAGQITEVGTTIDDAAGEAYDKVARLLGLGYPGGPVIDKLAATGDPKAIAFPRGLTGGRDNGYNFSFSGLKTAVARWVEQAERDGRELPINDICASFQEAVVDVLTAKMVRAATDLKLSTVVIAGGVAANGRLRALAAERCEAAGLTLRIPRPGLCTDNGAMIAAVGAHVVRAGAFPSSGTLSGNPGMLVSQVLAG; encoded by the coding sequence GTGACTGCATCCGCAGACCTGGTCACCCTCGGCCCAGGCGCCGTCATTCTGGGTCTTGAGTCCTCTTGTGACGAGACTGGGGCTGGCCTTGTCCGGCTCACCGAGGACGGCGTCGAGCTGTTGGGCCAGGAGTTGGCCTCATCCCAGGACGAACACGCGCGGTTCGGCGGTGTGGTCCCCGAGATCGCCTCGCGGGCCCACCTCGAGGCGATGACCGCCACGGTGCACGGTGCGTTTACCAAGGCGGGGGTGCCCTTTGGTGCTGTCGACGCCATCGCCGTCACCTCGGGTCCCGGTTTGGCTGGTGCACTTCTGGTCGGGGTGGCCGCGGCCAAGGCCTATGCCGCAGCCTGGGGTGTGCCGCTCTTCGGCGTCAACCACCTTGCCGGCCACGTAGCCGCCGACACGCTCGAACACGGCCCGCTCCCGTCGGACACGTTGGCCCTGCTCGTTTCTGGCGGCCACACACAACTGCTGCACGTGCAGAGTCTGGCTGGGCAGATCACCGAAGTGGGTACAACGATTGACGACGCTGCGGGTGAGGCCTACGACAAGGTCGCTCGACTCCTCGGCTTGGGGTACCCCGGCGGACCCGTCATCGACAAGCTAGCCGCCACCGGCGATCCAAAAGCCATAGCGTTTCCACGCGGACTCACCGGAGGGCGCGACAACGGGTACAACTTCTCGTTCTCTGGACTCAAAACCGCAGTGGCCCGCTGGGTCGAACAGGCCGAACGGGACGGGCGCGAGCTGCCCATCAACGATATTTGCGCGTCGTTCCAGGAAGCCGTGGTGGACGTCCTGACGGCCAAAATGGTGCGCGCAGCCACAGACCTGAAGCTGTCGACGGTAGTGATAGCCGGCGGTGTCGCAGCCAATGGGCGGCTCCGAGCGCTGGCCGCTGAGCGCTGCGAGGCAGCGGGCCTGACCCTGCGGATTCCACGGCCAGGGTTGTGCACGGACAACGGCGCGATGATCGCCGCCGTCGGCGCGCACGTGGTGCGGGCCGGGGCCTTCCCGTCGTCGGGCACGCTGTCGGGAAACCCGGGGATGCTGGTGTCGCAGGTGCTCGCGGGCTGA
- the rimI gene encoding ribosomal protein S18-alanine N-acetyltransferase: MLEPMRWWDIEQVTHLEEVLFPADSPWTAAMFWSELAQGHHYVVAREGERVLGYAGLARSVDLAEVQTIGVHPSYQGRGLGRNMMDNLLEAAAGLPVMLEVRTDNTAAIALYESLGFVRLSLRRNYYQPSGADAYTMERKA; the protein is encoded by the coding sequence GTGTTGGAACCGATGCGCTGGTGGGACATCGAACAGGTCACGCACCTGGAAGAAGTGCTGTTCCCCGCCGACTCTCCGTGGACTGCTGCAATGTTCTGGTCCGAATTGGCTCAGGGCCACCACTACGTAGTCGCCCGCGAGGGGGAGCGCGTCCTGGGCTACGCCGGCCTGGCGCGAAGTGTCGATCTAGCCGAGGTGCAGACCATTGGGGTGCATCCGTCATATCAGGGTCGCGGTTTGGGCCGAAACATGATGGACAACCTGCTCGAAGCGGCCGCGGGCTTGCCCGTGATGCTCGAGGTGCGCACCGACAACACCGCCGCGATTGCATTGTATGAGTCCTTAGGGTTCGTTCGACTTTCGCTGCGCCGCAACTACTATCAGCCCAGCGGCGCTGATGCCTACACGATGGAGAGAAAAGCGTGA
- the tsaB gene encoding tRNA (adenosine(37)-N6)-threonylcarbamoyltransferase complex dimerization subunit type 1 TsaB, whose amino-acid sequence MLALAMDTSTPLITLTLAEIDAPPEPTAEAAEVRFLGHAELDNAFAHAEQLIPLAKQCLAEASVTLADLGAIVVGIGPGPFTGLRVGIATGTALGDGLGIGVYGVPSHRGLAVDGPAGDFLVVTDARRKEVFLTVFHPGGTALFGPVSVTPAAVPQLLADNDVHPEFIVGPGAGLLEPFCDLPVHVPTRDLGFGLITAVAADIAAGRTPGPLTPLYLRRPDATEPSGKRKSVLGR is encoded by the coding sequence GTGCTTGCGCTCGCGATGGATACCTCGACGCCCCTGATAACGCTCACCTTGGCTGAGATCGACGCACCGCCTGAACCCACCGCTGAAGCCGCTGAAGTCCGCTTTCTGGGACATGCAGAGCTGGACAACGCTTTTGCCCATGCGGAGCAACTCATCCCCCTGGCAAAACAGTGTCTGGCCGAAGCGAGCGTCACTCTCGCAGATCTTGGCGCGATCGTCGTGGGCATCGGACCGGGGCCGTTCACAGGATTGCGGGTAGGGATCGCCACTGGCACCGCGTTGGGGGACGGCCTCGGTATCGGGGTCTACGGCGTGCCGTCGCACCGCGGTTTAGCTGTTGACGGACCGGCGGGCGACTTTTTAGTTGTTACCGACGCTCGGCGCAAAGAGGTGTTCCTCACAGTGTTCCATCCAGGTGGCACCGCCTTGTTCGGCCCGGTCTCGGTGACCCCCGCCGCCGTGCCGCAGTTGCTCGCCGATAACGACGTACACCCAGAATTCATCGTTGGTCCGGGAGCGGGACTGCTGGAACCCTTCTGCGATTTGCCGGTGCACGTACCCACCAGGGACCTCGGTTTTGGTCTGATCACCGCGGTCGCCGCAGACATTGCTGCGGGCCGCACGCCCGGCCCGCTGACCCCGCTGTACTTGCGGCGTCCGGATGCCACCGAGCCCTCGGGTAAGCGGAAGTCGGTATTGGGCAGATGA